A section of the Leptospira kobayashii genome encodes:
- the tatC gene encoding twin-arginine translocase subunit TatC, translating into MAKVKKTKPLPLPENSEIREKVMTLGEHLEELRQRLIYSMLVIFAFMVVTLYFGAEIHSILISPYRAVLGPNAHFFQIQLMAPFIIYLKTSFLLSVLVALPILLFILWGFIVPAVDSRTEKWGKFIILFSTLLFWSGLLLCWFTVFENFLRVFLVVLRPEGIDPYLPIDEYYDLFFNLHLVFGASFQLPIVLILLGRIGILSSGFLLSKWREGILIIAVVSAVLSPGPDVFSMMMLLVPLSFLFFVSAILMKILERSDKKHEY; encoded by the coding sequence TTGGCGAAAGTAAAAAAAACAAAACCTCTCCCCTTACCCGAAAACTCAGAAATTAGGGAAAAAGTCATGACCCTGGGCGAACACTTGGAAGAGCTTCGCCAAAGGCTTATTTACTCCATGCTCGTGATTTTTGCGTTTATGGTGGTGACTTTGTATTTTGGAGCGGAAATCCATTCCATTTTGATCAGTCCTTACCGGGCAGTGCTTGGTCCCAACGCACATTTTTTTCAAATCCAGTTGATGGCGCCGTTTATCATCTATTTGAAAACTTCATTTCTGCTATCGGTTCTTGTGGCATTGCCGATTTTGCTATTTATCCTTTGGGGATTTATCGTTCCTGCAGTGGACTCCAGAACCGAAAAATGGGGAAAGTTCATCATCTTATTTTCCACACTTCTTTTTTGGTCGGGACTCTTGCTTTGTTGGTTCACCGTTTTTGAAAATTTCTTAAGAGTCTTTCTTGTAGTTTTGAGACCGGAAGGGATAGATCCCTATCTTCCTATTGATGAATACTATGATTTATTTTTTAATCTTCATCTCGTTTTCGGAGCTTCATTTCAATTGCCGATTGTTTTGATTTTACTGGGAAGAATCGGCATACTCTCCTCCGGTTTTTTGCTTTCCAAATGGAGAGAAGGAATTCTGATAATCGCTGTCGTTTCTGCGGTGCTTTCTCCCGGACCGGATGTATTTTCCATGATGATGTTACTTGTGCCATTGAGCTTTTTGTTTTTTGTATCAGCCATTTTGATGAAGATATTGGAACGATCGGATAAAAAACATGAATATTAG
- the rktP gene encoding Arg-Lys translocation region protein phosphatase RktP: protein MNIRKLSVRTKIPILLGLFSFCLFLILFLVSEFAFRHWQNPTGKSTIAFKMLGLYLSLIFAGCVAGLAYYLLGFIYKIFRHIASEIQHKDLSASEDRADEFTEETSIIRSIKLALFQAGNGTLGAIGSEDPNWVETKATSLLRLMPDIELKKIHGWDVSAYPSVVRHANSDYMRILKTKDGFVGILAGHLEAGITEASERLFVHGIFSSFIDTEDTTAHVLTRIETALRNLSLTGLKLSLFGVGAEKDKLQFLHFMDMPVFQFSKQGIQVIEGSGDDSWHAVHDHEFSVADGIEVGDYLVWGSDRTLQEFGLTSFEIMEEFVDYLLDLNPNSSREMLLAIAKKMQGLGKERNLTNPLENLSIFVFRRTK from the coding sequence ATGAATATTAGAAAATTAAGCGTTCGCACTAAAATCCCAATCCTACTGGGACTATTCTCATTCTGTTTATTTTTAATTCTTTTTCTAGTATCCGAATTTGCTTTCCGTCACTGGCAAAACCCAACGGGAAAAAGTACGATCGCATTCAAAATGTTAGGACTGTATTTGTCCCTAATATTTGCAGGATGCGTTGCGGGACTCGCCTACTATCTATTAGGTTTTATTTACAAAATATTCCGACATATCGCAAGTGAAATCCAACACAAAGATCTTTCCGCGAGCGAAGACAGAGCGGACGAGTTTACGGAAGAAACATCCATCATTCGTTCCATCAAACTCGCATTGTTCCAGGCGGGGAACGGAACTCTCGGCGCCATAGGTAGCGAAGATCCGAATTGGGTGGAAACGAAGGCTACTAGTCTTTTGCGACTTATGCCGGATATAGAATTGAAAAAAATCCACGGTTGGGACGTGTCCGCTTACCCCAGCGTAGTAAGACATGCTAACAGTGACTATATGCGGATTCTGAAAACCAAGGACGGTTTTGTGGGAATCCTTGCCGGTCATTTGGAAGCGGGGATTACGGAAGCTTCCGAGAGGCTCTTTGTTCATGGAATATTTTCCAGTTTTATCGATACGGAAGACACAACGGCACATGTTCTGACAAGAATAGAAACCGCACTCCGCAACCTCAGCCTAACTGGCCTTAAACTATCTCTATTCGGGGTGGGTGCGGAAAAAGACAAGTTGCAGTTTTTACATTTTATGGACATGCCTGTATTCCAATTCTCCAAACAAGGAATCCAAGTCATAGAAGGAAGCGGAGATGATTCTTGGCACGCAGTTCATGATCATGAGTTTTCCGTGGCGGACGGAATCGAAGTGGGAGACTATTTGGTCTGGGGAAGCGATCGCACCTTACAAGAGTTTGGTTTGACCTCTTTTGAAATTATGGAGGAATTTGTGGATTATCTATTGGATTTGAATCCCAACTCTTCCAGAGAGATGCTTCTCGCTATCGCGAAAAAAATGCAAGGTCTGGGAAAAGAGAGAAACCTTACAAACCCGCTGGAAAACCTAAGCATCTTTGTGTTCCGCAGAACTAAATAA